A genome region from Cyprinus carpio isolate SPL01 chromosome B23, ASM1834038v1, whole genome shotgun sequence includes the following:
- the LOC122141868 gene encoding chemokine XC receptor 1-like — protein sequence MTEDYTEYPEQEDQLCHKEEVIKVGSIVIPVFFGVLVVCSCIGNLLVLVILVLYEKFRLLINILIFNLAVSDLLFTFGLPFWALYFTWGWTFGEAGCKAVKFLFYLGFYSSVLFLTLMTVQRYIVVVHSLSDWERSRCFSVAPFIIWMLSGTAALLVSLYSQVLEHEGNLYCEFDSIQVRHAAVYLQNVFFLIAFCIMGFCHVRMFQTITRSQTKGRHKTIKLIFCIGLVFFIGWAPYNIVMFLRILQDYGLSSFLECNVSIHLDYAFYTCRLLAFSHCGLNPVLYALIGEKFQKHLQTIWKKMCSK from the coding sequence ATGACTGAAGACTATACAGAGTATCCAGAACAAGAAGACCAACTATGTCACAAAGAGGAGGTGATCAAAGTTGGATCCATTGTTATTCCGGTTTTCTTTGGTGTTCTGGTTGTGTGTAGTTGCATTGGTAACCTGCTGGTTTTGGTCATCTTGGTGCTGTATGAGAAGTTTAGATTGCTGATCAACATCCTGATCTTCAATTTAGCTGTGTCAGATCTGCTGTTCACTTTTGGACTTCCATTTTGGGCTTTGTACTTCACCTGGGGTTGGACATTTGGAGAGGCTGGCTGCAAAGCTGTGAAGTTTCTGTTCTATCTCGGTTTTTACAGCAGCGTGTTGTTCTTGACTTTAATGACCGTTCAGCGTTACATAGTAGTGGTTCATTCTCTGTCTGACTGGGAGAGAAGCAGATGCTTTTCAGTTGCTCCCTTTATCATATGGATGTTGAGCGGAACAGCTGCACTGTTAGTCTCCCTTTATAGCCAAGTCTTAGAACATGAAGGGAATCTTTACTGTGAATTTGACAGTATTCAAGTGAGACATGCCGCTGTTTATTTACAGAATGTTTTCTTCTTGATTGCATTTTGCATCATGGGATTTTGTCACGTTAGAATGTTCCAGACAATCACACGATCCCAAACAAAGGGGCGACACAAGACTATCAAACTGATATTCTGCATTGGGCTGGTATTCTTCATTGGATGGGCTCCATACAACATAGTTATGTTCTTGAGAATTCTGCAGGACTATGGTTTGTCTTCATTTCTAGAGTGTAATGTATCCATTCATCTTGATTATGCATTTTACACTTGCCGGCTGTTGGCTTTTTCCCATTGCGGCTTAAACCCAGTGCTTTATGCTCTAATTGGAGAaaaatttcagaaacatttacaaacaatatggaagaaaatgtgttcaaaataa
- the LOC109060694 gene encoding chemokine XC receptor 1-like — translation MTEEYTDISYYIDDYEDQLCRKEEVVKVGSILIPLFFTAVVALSCIGNIFILVFLALYKSFRCLTNVFILNLAVSDLLFTFGLPFWASYYISGWTFGDVGCKAVKFFFYVGFYSSVLFLTLMTVQRYMEVVHPLSDWDWSRGLSLSPYIVWILSGTVALLGSLHSEVMIESGSKYCEYGSIEWKSGIAYFQNAFFFIAFVIMGYYYGKMLRTITKSPTKKRHKNVRLTFFIVVVFFIGWAPYNIVMFLKSLTFHPFTVCEVSIRLDYAYYACRMLAFSHCCINPAILVFVDTKICNTLRKFSRRMFCVKTQVCE, via the coding sequence ATGACTGAGGAGTATACTGACATTTCCTACTACATCGATGACTATGAAGACCAGTTGTGTCGCAAAGAGGAGGTGGTAAAAGTCGGATCTATTCTCATTCCGCTCTTTTTCACAGCAGTGGTTGCATTGAGCTGCATTGGTAACATCTTCATTCTGGTTTTCCTTGCACTCTACAAAAGCTTCAGATGCCTGACCAATGTCTTCATCCTCAATTTAGCTGTGTCAGATCTGCTGTTCACTTTTGGACTTCCATTTTGGGCATCATACTATATTTCTGGTTGGACATTTGGAGACGTTGGCTGTAAAGCTGTGAAGTTCTTCTTCTATGTGGGCTTTTACAGCAGCGTGTTGTTCTTGACTCTAATGACCGTTCAGCGTTACATGGAAGTGGTTCATCCTCTGTCTGACTGGGACTGGAGCAGAGGCCTTTCTCTGTCTCCTTATATCGTTTGGATCCTGAGTGGAACGGTTGCACTGCTCGGTTCACTTCATAGTGAAGTCATGATAGAATCTGGCAGTAAATACTGTGAATATGGCAGCATTGAATGGAAATCTGGCATTGcttattttcaaaatgcttttttcttcattgcaTTTGTAATCATGGGTTACTACTATGGCAAAATGCTTCGGACGATCACAAAATCACCGACTAAGAAGAGACACAAGAATGTTAGACTAACATTTTTTATTGTGGTGGTGTTTTTTATCGGTTGGGCTCCATATAACATTGTTATGTTCTTAAAATCTTTGACCTTCCATCCATTCACAGTCTGTGAAGTAAGCATAAGACTTGACTATGCTTATTATGCTTGCCGAATGTTAGCTTTCTCCCACTGTTGCATAAACCCTGCGATTTTAGTTTTTGTAGATACAAAGATTTGTAATACTTTACGAAAATTTTCAAGGAGGATGTTTTGTGTAAAGACTCAAGtatgtgaataa
- the LOC109060695 gene encoding chemokine XC receptor 1-like: MDKSDLASLQLQNMNDENTTYDYAYAYEDQLCRKEVGVKDASIPLLFISVVVLSCICDILFLVFFAFYKNLRSLTSVFFLNLALSNLLFTFGLLFQVSYYWAWTFGDVGCKAVKFFFYVGFNSSVLFLTLMTVQRYMAVVHPPSDWKRCRGLSLSPVIVWILSGTVALLGSLHSEVMIESDSKYCEYGSIDWKSGIAYFQNAFFFIAFIIMFFCYGRMLRTIIKSRTNKRHKTVRLTFFIVVVFFIGWAPYNIVMFLKSLTFHPFTVCEVSIKLDHAEFYACRILAVTQCYVHTVVFLVFVDGRFRNSL, translated from the coding sequence ATGGACAAATCCGATCTGGCCAGTTTGCAACTGCAAAACATGAATGATGAGAATACAACATACGACTATGCCTATGCCTATGAAGACCAGTTGTGTCGTAAAGAGGTGGGGGTGAAAGACGCATCTATTCCACTCCTTTTCATATCAGTGGTTGTGTTGAGCTGCATCTGTGACATCCTCTTTCTGGTTTTCTTTGCATTCTACAAGAACCTCAGATCCCTGACCAGTGTTTTTTTCCTCAATTTAGCTTTATCAAATCTGCTGTTCACTTTTGGACTCCTGTTTCAAGTCTCATACTACTGGGCTTGGACATTTGGAGATGTTGGCTGTAAAGCTGTGAAGTTCTTCTTCTATGTGGGCTTTAACAGCAGCGTGTTGTTCTTGACTCTAATGACTGTTCAGCGTTACATGGCAGTGGTTCATCCTCCGTCTGACTGGAAGAGATGCAGAGGCCTTTCTCTGTCTCCTGTTATCGTTTGGATCCTGAGTGGAACGGTTGCACTGCTCGGTTCACTTCATAGTGAAGTCATGATAGAATCTGACAGTAAATACTGTGAATATGGCAGCATTGACTGGAAATCTGGCATTGcttattttcaaaatgcttttttcttcattgcttttataatcatgtttttttgctATGGCAGAATGCTTCGGACAATCATAAAATCACGGACTAATAAGAGACACAAGACTGTTAGACTAACATTTTTTATTGTGGTGGTGTTTTTTATTGGTTGGGCTCCATATAACATTGTCATGTTCTTAAAATCTTTGACCTTCCATCCATTCACAGTCTGTGAAGTAAGCATAAAACTCGACCATGCTGAATTTTATGCATGCCGAATTTTAGCTGTTACACAGTGTTATGTACACActgttgtgtttttagtttttgtagaTGGAAGGTTCCGTAATAGTTTATGA
- the LOC109103334 gene encoding chemokine XC receptor 1-like → MTDENTTYDYVTEYEDQLCRKEEMVKIGSIIIPIFFTAVVVLSCIGNILVLVILALYESLKSLTNVFILNLAVSDLLFTFGLPFWASYYVWGWTFGEVGCKAVKFFFYVGFYSSVLFLTLMTVQRYMAVVHPLSDWERCKGLSVSPYIVWILSGTVALLGSLHSEVIKESDSQYCEYGSAEWKSSIAYFQNAFFFIAFVIMGYCYGRMLRTIIKSRTKKKHKTVRLIFCIALVFFIGWAPYNIVMFLKSLNFHPFTVCEVSIRLDYAYYSCRMIAFSHCCLNPVFYVFVGVKFRNHLKMILQKISQKKKKLNSIQATLAKNPSLGSMY, encoded by the coding sequence ATGACTGATGAGAATACAACATACGACTATGTCACAGAATATGAAGACCAGTTGTGTCGCAAAGAGGAGATGGTAAAAATCGGATCCATTATAATTCCAATTTTTTTCACAGCAGTGGTTGTATTGAGCTGCATTGGTAACATCCTCGTTCTGGTAATCCTTGCACTCTATGAGAGCCTCAAATCCCTGACCAATGTCTTCATCCTCAATTTAGCTGTGTCAGATCTGCTGTTCACTTTTGGACTTCCATTTTGGGCCTCGTATTATGTCTGGGGTTGGACATTTGGTGAGGTTGGCTGTAAAGCTGTAAAGTTCTTCTTCTATGTGGGCTTTTACAGCAGCGTGTTGTTCTTGACTCTAATGACCGTTCAGCGTTACATGGCAGTGGTTCATCCTCTGTCTGACTGGGAGAGATGCAAAGGCCTTTCTGTGTCTCCTTATATCGTTTGGATCCTGAGTGGAACGGTTGCACTGCTCGGTTCACTTCATAGTGAAGTCATAAAAGAATCTGACAGCCAATACTGTGAATATGGCAGTGCTGAATGGAAATCTAGCATTGcttattttcaaaatgcttttttcttcattgcaTTTGTAATCATGGGTTACTGCTATGGCAGAATGCTTCGGACAATCATAAAATCACGGACTAAGAAGAAACACAAGACTGTTAGACTAATATTCTGCATCGCACTGGTGTTTTTTATAGGTTGGGCTCCATATAACATTGTTATGTTCTTAAAATCTTTGAACTTCCATCCATTCACAGTCTGTGAAGTAAGCATAAGACTTGACTATGCTTATTATTCTTGCCGAATGATAGCTTTCTCCCACTGTTGCTTGAAccctgtgttttatgtttttgttggcGTAAAATTCAGGAATCATCTAAAAATGATTCTGCAGAAGatctcgcaaaaaaaaaaaaaactcaattccATTCAAGCCACATTGGCAAAAAATCCGTCGCTGGGTTCAATGTACTAA